Proteins encoded within one genomic window of Panicum virgatum strain AP13 chromosome 1N, P.virgatum_v5, whole genome shotgun sequence:
- the LOC120657181 gene encoding probable histidine kinase 6 isoform X2, translating into MLRKVTVAQMNYDMQCSLPFLFLIGSLETFAKYTGRTSFERPLLNGVAYAQRVFHHEREMFESQQGWIMNTMKRELAPPQIEYAPVIFSQDTVSYLARIDMMSGEEDRENILRARTTGKAVLTNPFRLLGSNHLGVVLTFAVYRPDLPADASVEQRVEATIGYLGGAFDVESLVENLLSKLAGNQDIVVNVYDVTNASEAMVLYGPPSLDDQVPHLHVSMLDFGDPFRKHEMRCRYREKPPMPWSAITNPLGTFVIWMLLGYIICAAWSRYDKVSEDCRKMEELKTQAEAADVAKSQFLATVSHEIRTPMNGVLGMLDMLLGTDLTMTQKDFAQTAQMCGRALITLINDVLDRAKIEAGKLELEAVPFDLRSLMDDVISLFSSKSREKCIELAVFVCDNVPKVVIGDPWRFRQILTNLVGNAVKFTERGHVFVRVCLAENSNVEGNQVIHGTMNGKVGKVESTANGAFNTLSGFESADRRNNWQYFKLLLSDKESLLDDFDGENSNQNDSDRVTLAISIEDTGVGIPLHAQDRVFTPFMQADSSTSRNYGGTGIGLSISKCLAELMGGQISFTSRPFVGSTFTFSATLKRSYKDASADSSRSLSEALPTAFKGMKAILVDGRPVRSAVTRYHLKRLGIIVQVVNNMSAGHKVFSGLNGATILREKAAMLFIESDFWRPETDVQLLNSLREHKNGQLSDVPKVVVLVTSEADKDKYGSIFDIVMCKPLRASTIASCIQQLLKVEMPERKDNQNRPSFLRSLLVGKNILVVDDNKVNLRVAAAALKKYGAKVHCVESGKDAISLLQPPHCFDACFMDVQMPEMDGFEATRQIRKMEMKANEERKNKLASIEGSTFVECHLPVLAMTADVIQATYEECIKSGMDGYVSKPFDEEQLYQAVSRLVVGTTDSAV; encoded by the exons ATGCTTAGAAAGGTCACTGTCGCACAGATGAATTATGATATGCAGTGCTCTCTGCCTTTTCTTTTCCTGATTGGATCATTG GAAACTTTTGCAAAATACACGGGGAGGACATCATTTGAGCGTCCACTGCTGAATGGCGTGGCATACGCTCAGCGTGTCTTTCATCATGAACGGGAAATGTTTGAAAGCCAGCAGGGATGGATTATGAATACGATGAAGCGGGAGCTTGCACCTCCCCAAATTGAATACGCCCCAGTGATTTTCTCCCAGGATACGGTTTCCTACCTTGCACGCATCGACATGATGTCTGGGGAG GAGGACCGAGAAAATATTTTGCGAGCCAGGACTACTGGGAAAGCAGTGTTAACAAACCCATTTCGGTTGCTTGGATCAAACCACTTGGGAGTAGTTCTCACTTTTGCCGTGTACCGCCCTGATCTTCCTGCTGATGCATCAGTTGAGCAACGTGTGGAGGCAACTATTGG ATATCTAGGTGGAGCCTTCGATGTGGAGTCACTTGTGGAGAATTTGCTGAGCAAACTTGCTGGCAATCAGGATATTGTGGTAAATGTCTACGATGTCACAAATGCTTCGGAAGCTATGGTTTTGTATGGACCTCCAAGTTTGGATGATCAAGTGCCACACTTACATGTTAGCATGCTGGATTTTGGAGATCCGTTTAGGAAGCATGAAATGAGGTGCAG GTACAGAGAAAAGCCTCCTATGCCATGGTCGGCTATCACTAATCCTTTGGGCACATTTGTCAtatggatgcttctggggtataTCATTTGTGCCGCATGGTCTCGATATGACAAAGTTTCAGAAGATTGTAGAAAGATGGAAGAACTTAAAACTCAGGCAGAAGCTGCTGATGTTGCAAAGTCTCAG TTCCTGGCAACTGTATCACATGAGATCAGAACACCTATGAATGGCGTCCTTG GAATGCTGGATATGCTTTTGGGAACAGATCTGACCATGACCCAGAAGGATTTCGCTCAGACTGCTCAGATGTGTGGCAGAGCATTGATAACACTGATAAATGATGTCCTTGATCGAGCAAAGATAGAAGCTGGAAAGTTGGAGCTTGAAGCTGTGCCTTTTGATCTGCGTTCTCTCATGGATGATGTTATTTCCTTGTTTTCTTCAAAGTCACGGGAGAAGTGCATCGAG CTTGCAGTATTTGTGTGCGATAATGTTCCAAAGGTTGTTATCGGGGACCCTTGGAGGTTTCGACAGATACTGACAAATTTGGTGGGCAATGCAGTCAAA TTCACAGAACGGGGTCATGTATTTGTTCGGGTCTGTTTGGCTGAGAACTCAAATGTGGAAGGTAATCAGGTCATACATGGAACCATGAATGGGAAAGTTGGTAAAGTTGAGTCAACAGCTAATGGTGCCTTCAATACGTTGAGTGGGTTTGAATCGGCCGACAGAAGAAATAATTGGCAATATTTTAAGCTGCTGCTCTCAGATAAGGAGTCACTTCTGGATGATTTTGATGGTGAAAATTCTAATCAAAATGATTCTGACCGCGTCACATTGGCAATAAGCATTGAGGACACGGGTGTTGGGATACCATTGCATGCACAAGATCGTGTTTTTACACCTTTTATGCAGGCTGATAGTTCAACTTCAAGGAACTATGGTGGTACTGGCATTGGTCTAAGCATAAGCAAGTGTCTAGCTGAGCTTATGGGCGGGCAGATAAGTTTCACCAGCCGCCCTTTTGTTGGAAGTACATTCACATTCTCAGCTACACTGAAGCGCTCATACAAAGATGCTTCAGCTGATTCAAGTAGGAGCTTGTCTGAGGCACTTCCAACTGCTTTTAAGGGAATGAAGGCCATCTTGGTTGATGGGAGACCTGTACGTAGTGCTGTCACAAGGTATCACCTTAAGAGGTTGGGaataatagttcaagttgtgaACAATATGAGTGCGGGACATAAAGTTTTTTCTGGACTAAATGGAGCGACCATTTTGAG GGAAAAAGCAGCCATGCTTTTTATTGAGAGTGACTTCTGGAGGCCTGAGACTGATGTTCAGTTATTGAATAGTCTACGTGAGCACAAGAATGGTCAGTTGTCTGATGTGCCTAAGGTAGTTGTTTTGGTCACCTCTGAAGCTGACAAGGACAAATATGGATCCATATTTGATATTGTCATGTGTAAGCCTTTAAGAGCAAGCACAATTGCTTCATGTATTCAGCAGCTGCTCAAAGTAGAGATGCCTGAAAGAAAAGATAATCAAAATCGACCATCATTTCTTCGTAGCTTGCTGGTTGGGAAGAACATATTGGTTGTAGACGATAATAAGGTCAATCTCAGAGTTGCTGCTGCCGCACTAAAAAAGTATGGTGCTAAGGTTCATTGTGTTGAAAGTGGGAAGGATGCTATTAGTCTACTTCAACCTCCACATTGTTTCGACGCATGTTTTATGGATGTTCAGATGCCAGAGATGGATGG GTTTGAGGCAACCAGACAAATAAGGAAAATGGAGATGAAAGCTAAtgaggaaagaaagaacaagctGGCTTCGATTGAAGGCTCAACATTTGTTGAGTGCCATTTGCCTGTTCTGGCTATGACAGCCGATGTTATCCAGGCAACTTATGAAGAGTGTATAAAATCAGGAATGGATGGATATGTGTCAAAACCCTTCGATGAGGAGCAGCTATACCAAGCAGTCTCCAGATTAGTAGTGGGAACAACGGATTCGGCTGTTTAA
- the LOC120657181 gene encoding probable histidine kinase 6 isoform X1, with product MEGKYFGARKKRGWRRLAAAAWLLLAVACSAAMHWHLRRESMDRAEERLVNMCEERARMLQEQFGVTVNHVHALAILISTFHYEKLPSAIDQETFAKYTGRTSFERPLLNGVAYAQRVFHHEREMFESQQGWIMNTMKRELAPPQIEYAPVIFSQDTVSYLARIDMMSGEEDRENILRARTTGKAVLTNPFRLLGSNHLGVVLTFAVYRPDLPADASVEQRVEATIGYLGGAFDVESLVENLLSKLAGNQDIVVNVYDVTNASEAMVLYGPPSLDDQVPHLHVSMLDFGDPFRKHEMRCRYREKPPMPWSAITNPLGTFVIWMLLGYIICAAWSRYDKVSEDCRKMEELKTQAEAADVAKSQFLATVSHEIRTPMNGVLGMLDMLLGTDLTMTQKDFAQTAQMCGRALITLINDVLDRAKIEAGKLELEAVPFDLRSLMDDVISLFSSKSREKCIELAVFVCDNVPKVVIGDPWRFRQILTNLVGNAVKFTERGHVFVRVCLAENSNVEGNQVIHGTMNGKVGKVESTANGAFNTLSGFESADRRNNWQYFKLLLSDKESLLDDFDGENSNQNDSDRVTLAISIEDTGVGIPLHAQDRVFTPFMQADSSTSRNYGGTGIGLSISKCLAELMGGQISFTSRPFVGSTFTFSATLKRSYKDASADSSRSLSEALPTAFKGMKAILVDGRPVRSAVTRYHLKRLGIIVQVVNNMSAGHKVFSGLNGATILREKAAMLFIESDFWRPETDVQLLNSLREHKNGQLSDVPKVVVLVTSEADKDKYGSIFDIVMCKPLRASTIASCIQQLLKVEMPERKDNQNRPSFLRSLLVGKNILVVDDNKVNLRVAAAALKKYGAKVHCVESGKDAISLLQPPHCFDACFMDVQMPEMDGFEATRQIRKMEMKANEERKNKLASIEGSTFVECHLPVLAMTADVIQATYEECIKSGMDGYVSKPFDEEQLYQAVSRLVVGTTDSAV from the exons atgGAGGGGAAGTACTTCggggcgaggaagaagagggggtggaggaggctggcggcggcggcgtggctgctGCTGGCGGTGGCGTGCTCGGCGGCGATGCACTGGCACCTGCGGCGGGAGAGCATGGACCGCGCCGAGGAGCGGCTCGTCAACATGTGCGAGGAGAGGGCCAGGATGCTGCAGGAGCAGTTCGGCGTCACCGTCAACCACGTCCACGCGCTCGCCATTCTCATCTCCACATTCCACTACGAGAAGCTCCCCTCCGCCATCGACCAG GAAACTTTTGCAAAATACACGGGGAGGACATCATTTGAGCGTCCACTGCTGAATGGCGTGGCATACGCTCAGCGTGTCTTTCATCATGAACGGGAAATGTTTGAAAGCCAGCAGGGATGGATTATGAATACGATGAAGCGGGAGCTTGCACCTCCCCAAATTGAATACGCCCCAGTGATTTTCTCCCAGGATACGGTTTCCTACCTTGCACGCATCGACATGATGTCTGGGGAG GAGGACCGAGAAAATATTTTGCGAGCCAGGACTACTGGGAAAGCAGTGTTAACAAACCCATTTCGGTTGCTTGGATCAAACCACTTGGGAGTAGTTCTCACTTTTGCCGTGTACCGCCCTGATCTTCCTGCTGATGCATCAGTTGAGCAACGTGTGGAGGCAACTATTGG ATATCTAGGTGGAGCCTTCGATGTGGAGTCACTTGTGGAGAATTTGCTGAGCAAACTTGCTGGCAATCAGGATATTGTGGTAAATGTCTACGATGTCACAAATGCTTCGGAAGCTATGGTTTTGTATGGACCTCCAAGTTTGGATGATCAAGTGCCACACTTACATGTTAGCATGCTGGATTTTGGAGATCCGTTTAGGAAGCATGAAATGAGGTGCAG GTACAGAGAAAAGCCTCCTATGCCATGGTCGGCTATCACTAATCCTTTGGGCACATTTGTCAtatggatgcttctggggtataTCATTTGTGCCGCATGGTCTCGATATGACAAAGTTTCAGAAGATTGTAGAAAGATGGAAGAACTTAAAACTCAGGCAGAAGCTGCTGATGTTGCAAAGTCTCAG TTCCTGGCAACTGTATCACATGAGATCAGAACACCTATGAATGGCGTCCTTG GAATGCTGGATATGCTTTTGGGAACAGATCTGACCATGACCCAGAAGGATTTCGCTCAGACTGCTCAGATGTGTGGCAGAGCATTGATAACACTGATAAATGATGTCCTTGATCGAGCAAAGATAGAAGCTGGAAAGTTGGAGCTTGAAGCTGTGCCTTTTGATCTGCGTTCTCTCATGGATGATGTTATTTCCTTGTTTTCTTCAAAGTCACGGGAGAAGTGCATCGAG CTTGCAGTATTTGTGTGCGATAATGTTCCAAAGGTTGTTATCGGGGACCCTTGGAGGTTTCGACAGATACTGACAAATTTGGTGGGCAATGCAGTCAAA TTCACAGAACGGGGTCATGTATTTGTTCGGGTCTGTTTGGCTGAGAACTCAAATGTGGAAGGTAATCAGGTCATACATGGAACCATGAATGGGAAAGTTGGTAAAGTTGAGTCAACAGCTAATGGTGCCTTCAATACGTTGAGTGGGTTTGAATCGGCCGACAGAAGAAATAATTGGCAATATTTTAAGCTGCTGCTCTCAGATAAGGAGTCACTTCTGGATGATTTTGATGGTGAAAATTCTAATCAAAATGATTCTGACCGCGTCACATTGGCAATAAGCATTGAGGACACGGGTGTTGGGATACCATTGCATGCACAAGATCGTGTTTTTACACCTTTTATGCAGGCTGATAGTTCAACTTCAAGGAACTATGGTGGTACTGGCATTGGTCTAAGCATAAGCAAGTGTCTAGCTGAGCTTATGGGCGGGCAGATAAGTTTCACCAGCCGCCCTTTTGTTGGAAGTACATTCACATTCTCAGCTACACTGAAGCGCTCATACAAAGATGCTTCAGCTGATTCAAGTAGGAGCTTGTCTGAGGCACTTCCAACTGCTTTTAAGGGAATGAAGGCCATCTTGGTTGATGGGAGACCTGTACGTAGTGCTGTCACAAGGTATCACCTTAAGAGGTTGGGaataatagttcaagttgtgaACAATATGAGTGCGGGACATAAAGTTTTTTCTGGACTAAATGGAGCGACCATTTTGAG GGAAAAAGCAGCCATGCTTTTTATTGAGAGTGACTTCTGGAGGCCTGAGACTGATGTTCAGTTATTGAATAGTCTACGTGAGCACAAGAATGGTCAGTTGTCTGATGTGCCTAAGGTAGTTGTTTTGGTCACCTCTGAAGCTGACAAGGACAAATATGGATCCATATTTGATATTGTCATGTGTAAGCCTTTAAGAGCAAGCACAATTGCTTCATGTATTCAGCAGCTGCTCAAAGTAGAGATGCCTGAAAGAAAAGATAATCAAAATCGACCATCATTTCTTCGTAGCTTGCTGGTTGGGAAGAACATATTGGTTGTAGACGATAATAAGGTCAATCTCAGAGTTGCTGCTGCCGCACTAAAAAAGTATGGTGCTAAGGTTCATTGTGTTGAAAGTGGGAAGGATGCTATTAGTCTACTTCAACCTCCACATTGTTTCGACGCATGTTTTATGGATGTTCAGATGCCAGAGATGGATGG GTTTGAGGCAACCAGACAAATAAGGAAAATGGAGATGAAAGCTAAtgaggaaagaaagaacaagctGGCTTCGATTGAAGGCTCAACATTTGTTGAGTGCCATTTGCCTGTTCTGGCTATGACAGCCGATGTTATCCAGGCAACTTATGAAGAGTGTATAAAATCAGGAATGGATGGATATGTGTCAAAACCCTTCGATGAGGAGCAGCTATACCAAGCAGTCTCCAGATTAGTAGTGGGAACAACGGATTCGGCTGTTTAA